From the Lepisosteus oculatus isolate fLepOcu1 chromosome 1, fLepOcu1.hap2, whole genome shotgun sequence genome, one window contains:
- the LOC107077158 gene encoding uncharacterized protein isoform X2: protein MEILILKGLVSIFLLDLCNSQVTVLEPYSSSEISMTTQVGTAVPDREIETTQESDNNEQDEDGNRDILDTTTYDTRNEVVALGLEAWRFGAISAAVLLVLETIVVIVYCLKCKKRRIRRTMAVKMIEDSEAAETIHGESNENTLTGGDVQPNQTASNGSCEVTIPKEKQEIKADILLDSPSRDASL from the exons atggaaattCTTATACTCAAAGGACTGGTCTCCATTTTTCTACTTGATCTTTGTAACTCTCAGG TGACTGTACTGGAGCCATACAGCAGCTCAGAGATCTCCATGACAACCCAAGTAGGCACAGCTGTGCCAGACAGAGAAATTGAAACAACTCAAGAGAGCGACAACAATGAGCAAG ATGAGGATGGAAACAGAGATATCTTAGACACAACAACCTATGATACACGTAACG AGGTGGTTGCCTTAGGCCTTGAGGCTTGGAGGTTTGGAGCAATTTCTGCAGCTGTTCTCTTGGTCTTGGAGACAATTGTGGTTATTGTTTATTGCTTGAAGTGCAAGAAAAGAAGAATAAG AAGGACAATGGCAGTCAAAATGATTGAAGACAGTGAAGCAGCAGAAACAATTCATGGAGAGTCCAATGAAAACACGCTCACTGGTGGGGATGTTCAACCAAACCA AACTGCGTCAAATGGTTCATGTGAGGTGACAATACccaaagaaaaacaggaaataaaagccGACATTCTTCTGGATTCCCCTTCAAGGGATGCTAGTCTTTAG
- the LOC107077158 gene encoding uncharacterized protein isoform X1, whose translation MEILILKGLVSIFLLDLCNSQVTVLEPYSSSEISMTTQVGTAVPDREIETTQESDNNEQDFAPAPTETYLLPQSQAPEIFSLHEEGNKMAGEIREESNDFNEIITPKDELLNPEEIKPMPTLDNSVEEIPVTLLPPLSDEDGNRDILDTTTYDTRNEVVALGLEAWRFGAISAAVLLVLETIVVIVYCLKCKKRRIRRTMAVKMIEDSEAAETIHGESNENTLTGGDVQPNQTASNGSCEVTIPKEKQEIKADILLDSPSRDASL comes from the exons atggaaattCTTATACTCAAAGGACTGGTCTCCATTTTTCTACTTGATCTTTGTAACTCTCAGG TGACTGTACTGGAGCCATACAGCAGCTCAGAGATCTCCATGACAACCCAAGTAGGCACAGCTGTGCCAGACAGAGAAATTGAAACAACTCAAGAGAGCGACAACAATGAGCAAG ATTTTGCTCCAGCCCCAACTGAAACCTACTTGTTACCTCAGTCACAAGCTCCTGAGATATTCAGCTTACATGAAGAAGGTAACAAAATGGCTGGAGAGATCAGGGAAGAGTCGAATGACTTCAATGAGATTATTACACCCAAAGATGAACTTCTGAACCCAGAAGAAATCAAGCCCATGCCTACTCTGGACAACTCTGTAGAGGAAATCCCAGTAACCCTTTTGCCCCCCCTTTCAGATGAGGATGGAAACAGAGATATCTTAGACACAACAACCTATGATACACGTAACG AGGTGGTTGCCTTAGGCCTTGAGGCTTGGAGGTTTGGAGCAATTTCTGCAGCTGTTCTCTTGGTCTTGGAGACAATTGTGGTTATTGTTTATTGCTTGAAGTGCAAGAAAAGAAGAATAAG AAGGACAATGGCAGTCAAAATGATTGAAGACAGTGAAGCAGCAGAAACAATTCATGGAGAGTCCAATGAAAACACGCTCACTGGTGGGGATGTTCAACCAAACCA AACTGCGTCAAATGGTTCATGTGAGGTGACAATACccaaagaaaaacaggaaataaaagccGACATTCTTCTGGATTCCCCTTCAAGGGATGCTAGTCTTTAG